One genomic window of Micropterus dolomieu isolate WLL.071019.BEF.003 ecotype Adirondacks linkage group LG06, ASM2129224v1, whole genome shotgun sequence includes the following:
- the LOC123972547 gene encoding golgin subfamily A member 6-like protein 22, producing the protein MKKYSDHLVEEEEGEAADVELKIKEVADEEEEQEVLQEKQEVEEEQEEHEVQEVKEVDEEQEVQEEEQEVLQEKQEVEEEQEEHEVQEVKEVDEEQEVQEEEQEVLQEKQEVEEEQEEHEVQEVKEVDEEQEVQEEEQEVLQEKQEVEEEQEEHEVQEVKEVDEEQEVQEEEQEVLQEKQEVEEEQEEHEVQEVKEVDEEQEVQEEEQEVLQEKQEVEEEQEEHEVQEVKEVDEEQEVQEEEQEVLQEKQEVEEEQEEHEVQEVKEVDEEQEVQEEEQEVEQEQEEHEMQEVEEEQEEEQEEEQEQEEHEMQEVEEEQEEHEVQEVEEEQEVGQVEEVEEMEEEEQEVQEQEVEQEMQKVEEEEHELQVGQRSAVSEQAPKPFLGQEAAVLPAEMPPS; encoded by the exons atgaagaagtattcagatcatttag tggaagaggaggaaggagaagcagCGGACGTGGAACTCAAAATAAAGGAGGTGGCAGATGAG gaggaggagcaggaggtgtTGCAGGAGAAGCAGGAGGTTGAGGAGGAGCAAGAGGAACATGAGGTGCAGGAGGTGAAGGAAGTGGATGAGGAGCAAgaggtgcaggaggaggagcaggaggtgtTGCAGGAGAAGCAGGAGGTTGAGGAGGAGCAAGAGGAACATGAGGTGCAGGAGGTGAAGGAAGTGGATGAGGAGCAAgaggtgcaggaggaggagcaggaggtgtTGCAGGAGAAGCAGGAGGTTGAGGAGGAGCAAGAGGAACATGAGGTGCAGGAGGTGAAGGAAGTGGATGAGGAGCAAgaggtgcaggaggaggagcaggaggtgtTGCAGGAGAAGCAGGAGGTTGAGGAGGAGCAAGAGGAACATGAGGTGCAGGAGGTGAAGGAAGTGGATGAGGAGCAAgaggtgcaggaggaggagcaggaggtgtTGCAGGAGAAGCAGGAGGTTGAGGAGGAGCAAGAGGAACATGAGGTGCAGGAGGTGAAGGAAGTGGATGAGGAGCAAgaggtgcaggaggaggagcaggaggtgtTGCAGGAGAAGCAGGAGGTTGAGGAGGAGCAAGAGGAACATGAGGTGCAGGAGGTGAAGGAAGTGGATGAGGAGCAAgaggtgcaggaggaggagcaggaggtgtTGCAGGAGAAGCAGGAGGTTGAGGAGGAGCAAGAGGAACATGAGGTGCAGGAGGTGAAGGAAGTGGATGAGGAGCAAgaggtgcaggaggaggagcaggaggtggagcaggagcaggaggaacaTGAGatgcaggaggtggaggaggagcaggaggaggagcaggaggaggagcaggagcaggaggaacaTGAGatgcaggaggtggaggaggagcaggaggaacaTGAGgtgcaggaggtggaggaggagcaggaggtgggGCAGgtggaggaagtggaggag atggaggaggaggagcaggaggtgcAGGAGCAGGAAGTGGAGCAGGAGAtgcagaaggtggaggaggaggaacatgAG